Sequence from the Rhodococcus jostii RHA1 genome:
CCACGGTCCCGGCCGCCGCCGTCGGGCTCATCACCGAGCCGGAGCAGGCCGAGCGGATCGTGGAGTCGGGAGAAGCCGTCGCCGTGTTCCTCGGGCGCGAACTGCTGCGCGACCCGTACTGGCCACGAAAAGCCGCACTGGCATTGAATGCCCAGGTGACGCCGCAGATTCCGGCGCAGTACGCCCGGGCGTACTGAGGCTCGGGCCGACAAGCCCCCGCATCCTTTGCTACGGTAATCGCTCTTACAGCTGGTAGTCCCGCACCCCGGACGGTGGGGCGGGACCGAGCCACGAGCCAGAGCCGATCGGCGGGGGCCGCATCGCGCCGAAGGGCCGTGGGTTGCCGAACCCGATCAGCAATCGCCGTGCGGGCGACGAAAAGATGCGTGCGTCAGGTACGTGCCCCGCGCGGGTGATAACTGCGCTGGGGAGCGCACGACATGAATGCACCAGATCACTCGATCACGTCGGCCGAGGTGGCCGAATCACCTGATGTCACGGTCACCGACGAGGCCTCCGTCAAACGGGCCGTCAAGGCCACCATGCTCGGTAACGCCATGGAGTGGTTCGACTTCGGCGTCTACGCCTACCTCGCGACCACCATCGGCAAGGTGTTCTTTCCCGAGGCCAGTGGTACCGCACAGCTGCTGTCGACGTTCGCGATCTTCGCCGCGGCGTTCATCGTCCGTCCCCTCGGTGGACTGTTCTTCGGTCCGCTCGGTGACCGGATCGGTCGCAAGAAGGTGCTCGCCACCACGATCATCCTGATGGCGGGCAGCACGTTCGCCATCGGTCTGATCCCGAGTTACGGATCCATCGGGCTCGCGGCGCCGATTCTGCTGGTGCTGTTCCGGCTCGTGCAGGGGTTCTCGACGGGCGGCGAGTACGGCGGCGCCAGCACGTTCGTCGCCGAGTACGCGCCGGACAAGCGCCGCGGCTTCTTCTCGAGCTTCCTCGAATTCGGAACCCTCGCTGGGTATGTCGCGGCCGCGGGCCTGGTCACCGTCATCAGCACCGTGGTCAGCGCCGACGCTCTGGTGGACTGGGCGTGGCGAATTCCGTTCCTGCTCGCCGGTCCGCTGGGCCTGATCGGCCTCTACCTCCGGCTACGGCTCGAGGAGACGCCTGCGTTCCAGCAGATGGAACAGGCCGAAGAGCGCTCGCTCGCAGACGAATCCACGGGACGCAAACTGCGCGAGACCCTGGTGGAGAACTGGCGTCCGCTGGTGCTGTGCGTGATCCTGGTCGCCAC
This genomic interval carries:
- a CDS encoding MFS transporter, translated to MNAPDHSITSAEVAESPDVTVTDEASVKRAVKATMLGNAMEWFDFGVYAYLATTIGKVFFPEASGTAQLLSTFAIFAAAFIVRPLGGLFFGPLGDRIGRKKVLATTIILMAGSTFAIGLIPSYGSIGLAAPILLVLFRLVQGFSTGGEYGGASTFVAEYAPDKRRGFFSSFLEFGTLAGYVAAAGLVTVISTVVSADALVDWAWRIPFLLAGPLGLIGLYLRLRLEETPAFQQMEQAEERSLADESTGRKLRETLVENWRPLVLCVILVATYNIAHYGLLSYMPTYLSNTLGYDESHGLVLMIIVMLIMMVCISFVGKLSDRVGRKPLLLAGFVGFFALSLPAYLLIGVGHYFTVFLGLAMLGGLLLLFVGVFPSVLPALFPTGIRYGGLAIGYNLAVSIFGGTTPLVLTALQDATGSDLVAPMYMMVAAVIGGIAVLLISETARKPLEGSPPAVATDAEARRILKRLRRTKGDASATPAQETAAADAG